From one Streptomyces sp. R41 genomic stretch:
- a CDS encoding AlpA family transcriptional regulator yields the protein MPTQFMDVKETAEYLNMSVAWVYREAPSLGLVPYKFGRGRNAKIQFKISDVQAWLKQQKLG from the coding sequence ATGCCCACGCAATTCATGGACGTCAAGGAGACCGCGGAGTACCTGAACATGTCGGTGGCCTGGGTGTACAGGGAGGCTCCCAGCCTGGGGCTGGTCCCGTACAAGTTTGGGCGCGGCCGCAACGCGAAGATTCAGTTCAAGATCTCCGACGTTCAAGCGTGGCTGAAGCAACAGAAGTTGGGCTAG